In Bacillota bacterium, the DNA window CTCTCCAGGGGCTAGAACAATGACCTTCCTTAGCCTTTCGGGGGTTAATATATCCCTTATCCCTTCTGTGTTTAAAAGCTGGTACATCCTAGTTACTCCCTCCTAACGGACAAATTAATGGCAACCGGCTCTGGAGGAGCTATAGAGAGATCACCGGACTTAAAACTATATAGCCCCACTGCCCCATAGCGAACCTCCTCCCCCTGGATCCTCCCTATGAGGAGTTCCGCACGGAAGCTGATCTCCCCTCCCACCCACTCAAGACGGCGAGGGCGGCTTCCAGCAGGACCATATTCAACAAGAATGAGGTCGCGTGCGTCTATCACACACCCGCATGCACCCTCCATCTCAATCTCGCGAATGTGGATGGGTTTCGCTTCACGAGGGAAAGGATATAAGATTACAGGCAGGGTGACCGGAAGCTGGGTTTCGAGCGAAAATACAACCGTGGGGATGGGCCGCCTTACGAAGCCCTCCCCGCCATCTTCTTTTCTCCACTGGGGAATCCATCCCAGCACGGGGTCCTCCTGCCCCTTGATGACCTCTACACTGACAGGGGAAGAGCCGACCGGCATTATTAAAAGATTAGGGCCATCCGGCCTCTTACTGCATGCCCCCATCCCCTGCCACACTTCTGCATTATCGGCATTTAGATGGTAATGCACCTGAACTCTATGGCTTCCCTCACCCTCGAAGCGGTCAGCAACTACCCAATAATCCGGCCTCATGAAAATCACGGAACGTGAATGGGTTACACTCATATCATTATGAGGTCCATAACCATCTTCGTAGCGGCCGCAAGCGTAATCGAAAACCGGAGTTACAACCCAGGGGTTCCGATTCGGAGCATCGACCACATAAGTCTCCCTACGAGCTCTCCGGTTTTGACCCATGCCGTCCACCAATGCGGTGTTATGAGCAGAGGTGGAAAGTACATATTGTCTCCATTTTGATTGGTCATATACATAGTTGCCAGGCTCAGTAAGGACTGTGTCACCGTAGGCATAGACCACTATATTAAGCTTATCCTCGTGCTGATGGCCATACCCGAAAGGACCTGCATCAAGAAGTAGATATCGGTCATCCTTATCCCAACCGCTCCGCATGATGTAATAACCCGCGTACCTGAAGGCATGGGAGTCATGCGCAGGTTTCCTGCCCTCTTTCCCCCGGGTAGCCCCGAAGAGATATTCCCCCTTCCCGTAAAGCCGGTAAGCCTCTTTAAGGGATTCGTTAACCCTAGTAGGAAAGGCGTCATTTAGTCCGGGAAGCTCTCCGTTAGGCATCATCATATAAAGATTGAATTCATACATCTTCTCCAATCTAGCAATATAGTCCGGGGGAAGCTCAACGTGGTTCAATCTAGCGAGATGAGCTACTGCCATAAAGTTCTGAAGGGCTACCTGGTGATAGGAGGTGGTGAGTTCAATCTGAGCCCCATCAGGATAAACCTGCCTTGTAAGCTCTTCGTAAAGGCGGTTTAAAGCAATCTCAAGCCACCTCGGCGAATCCTTAAACTCAGGAAACATAATGGCTACAGTCGCAAGCCCATTACACTCCATGGTAACCCAGTTACCGCTTCGCTGGGGCTGCTCTACTGTGATTCTCTCAAGGTGATGTGCATGGTCCATAAAGGACTTCACCATGACCGCATGCGTTTCAGGCGTAAAGGAAGGGGAGTTCAGGAAATAATGGTAGGCATCCATCCAGGTTGTGGAACTCCTTATGCCGGCTTCTATGGTTCGCCATCTCAGGGAACGATTTCCATAATTAGGGTCATCGAGCGGCACCGGGGAAGTTGTGACCCAATGCTTCATTTGCCTTACCCATTCCAGCGCATAATCCTCGTTCCCCGTCTCCCAATATGCCCTTCCGAGAACGACCCAGAAGTGAAACCTATTTAGATTGCACCATGTCCACTCGTTAGTGAAATCTGGTCTCGAAGGATCAACGGGGTTGAAGTCCCAGTTTATTGGATCGCCTACGTATGCTGGTTCCCCTACGTAACCGCCAATGATGTGGTCCATCACATCCCTGGCGTAGTCTACCTCTCCGTGACCTTTTCCCTTTGGAGACTCCTTCCAGTCAAAATGCCATTTCGGGTAATCCCTGAACCGTCTAAACCTGAGGTAGGCCTCCTGAGCACCAGGGATATCATCCCTATTTAGTGCCAGCTTCACAGTTTCGAGCCCCGGATAGTCGAGATTGAGGTTCTCAAAGAGCTGCCGACTACTCTCCATGAAAGAACTTCCTCCTCGAAAGGCTCCTGCCTGGAATATTTGCCACAGTCTTCCACGCAGGAGCCCCACAATTTACCTACCGTTCCCGGTCCTGCTACTTTCCTTTCTTGAAGAAGAACTGGCATGGGTTAAAGGGAGCAGGGTTTGGATAGAGCCACGACCCGAAATAGGTCTCAGGGACGTTCCGGAAGTTGTTTTTCGCGATATAGTATCCCAACGGCGGCCTGCTGATGCCTATTATATAGAGGTTTTCCGCGTCGATCTTCAGTATCTCCTTCATCAATTCTATCTGCTTATTTTCATCCGGCGTTGTAAGGATCTGGTCGTAAAGCTGCATCTGCTTCTTGACCTCTGGAGGCGGCTCCTCCCCTGACTTTCCGCCAGTATTGTACCATAGCTGCCAGAGCGGAGCATGGTTGGATTCTACGCTAAACGGAAAGTACCATCGGGGTTCGAGCAGGACTTCCATTCCTCCGTCTCCGCCCCAGATTGCAACGTCATGTTCAGCAGCCTCTTTACGAGTATAGAAGAGCGAGCGGTCCTCTACCTTAATCGCAGTCTTAACACCTACGGCCTCCCAGAACTGCTTAACCATTGCACAGGCGTCTTCCCAGTTAGGATTGCCGGCAGCTATCTCTATCGTCAGAGCCAGCGGCTTCCCGTCGGGCCTGAGCCTGAAGCCGCTCTTATCGCGCTTCGTAAGGCCCATTTCATCGAGGAGCTTATTAGCCCTCTGCGGGTCATATTCTATGTAAGCCTTGGAGAGCGGTTCGTAATAGAATGGGGACTCCGGAAGTGGGGAGGGCTGGTATGGTTCACCCTGACCGTAGTAAACCGTGTCTATAATGTCCTGACGGTTTATCGCCAGGGACATGGCAAAGCGAAACCTGCGGTCGTTGAAGATCTTCCGGAGAACTGGGTCCTTGTGGTTCA includes these proteins:
- a CDS encoding ABC transporter substrate-binding protein; the protein is MKQFHIKYAPKEKLEGMVKEAKLDHWYQLYANKNDAWMNPERPTLHAWRLTTALGTGPVVTFDRNPYYWKVDTAGNQLPYIDRVVFEIVDNVEVATMKALAGEIDYQDRHIAQVQNYSVFAENRTKGDYRIGKVVGSGMNTMVIAFNLNHKDPVLRKIFNDRRFRFAMSLAINRQDIIDTVYYGQGEPYQPSPLPESPFYYEPLSKAYIEYDPQRANKLLDEMGLTKRDKSGFRLRPDGKPLALTIEIAAGNPNWEDACAMVKQFWEAVGVKTAIKVEDRSLFYTRKEAAEHDVAIWGGDGGMEVLLEPRWYFPFSVESNHAPLWQLWYNTGGKSGEEPPPEVKKQMQLYDQILTTPDENKQIELMKEILKIDAENLYIIGISRPPLGYYIAKNNFRNVPETYFGSWLYPNPAPFNPCQFFFKKGK
- a CDS encoding alginate lyase family protein encodes the protein MESSRQLFENLNLDYPGLETVKLALNRDDIPGAQEAYLRFRRFRDYPKWHFDWKESPKGKGHGEVDYARDVMDHIIGGYVGEPAYVGDPINWDFNPVDPSRPDFTNEWTWCNLNRFHFWVVLGRAYWETGNEDYALEWVRQMKHWVTTSPVPLDDPNYGNRSLRWRTIEAGIRSSTTWMDAYHYFLNSPSFTPETHAVMVKSFMDHAHHLERITVEQPQRSGNWVTMECNGLATVAIMFPEFKDSPRWLEIALNRLYEELTRQVYPDGAQIELTTSYHQVALQNFMAVAHLARLNHVELPPDYIARLEKMYEFNLYMMMPNGELPGLNDAFPTRVNESLKEAYRLYGKGEYLFGATRGKEGRKPAHDSHAFRYAGYYIMRSGWDKDDRYLLLDAGPFGYGHQHEDKLNIVVYAYGDTVLTEPGNYVYDQSKWRQYVLSTSAHNTALVDGMGQNRRARRETYVVDAPNRNPWVVTPVFDYACGRYEDGYGPHNDMSVTHSRSVIFMRPDYWVVADRFEGEGSHRVQVHYHLNADNAEVWQGMGACSKRPDGPNLLIMPVGSSPVSVEVIKGQEDPVLGWIPQWRKEDGGEGFVRRPIPTVVFSLETQLPVTLPVILYPFPREAKPIHIREIEMEGACGCVIDARDLILVEYGPAGSRPRRLEWVGGEISFRAELLIGRIQGEEVRYGAVGLYSFKSGDLSIAPPEPVAINLSVRRE